GGAAGATGTGCCTGTGCTCGGCCTTACCTTGACTCAGTTCGGGGGCTGGATCGTGTGAGCATCTTGACGGACGGACAATGGATGCCGTGTTGTTCCGCACATCGAAATACCTGAAAGCATCAGCTTAGACTCCGGCTGTTCTTCGGGCGGAGCCGCTGGTTCCGGTACAGGTAACGTTTTCCGTCTCTGACCATCAGAAAACGGCGGATTGGTCGGATTCAGCCTTGCTTCGTTTATTGCCTCCTTAGAATAACCGCCGCTCTCAGGTGCACccgctccatcctcctccatgtAAGTACGTCtatccaaacacacagtcagcctTCTCCTTTATTAGACCAGTCATTTCAGTACAGAACAGTACAGTGCGGAGGTGGTTCTAACGTTATCAGAACAACAGACTTGCTCTGTGATGTCAGTAATAAACAAAGAATCATCAGCTTCAACTGAAACACAGGCTAGAGCTGAATGTCAGAggggttcctaataaagtgtACAGATTTAAACATtctgcgatgggctggcgacctgtccacggttccctgcctctcgcccaaagcCCGCTGGGTCGGGCTCCAGCAGCCCCACGACCCCTGCATGTGGGCTTAGCgctatggaaaatggatggatgttctgatccctgctcctctgtgtgtgcagcatcaTGTTGGCCAGGAAGGGCCTCTTGCCAGACGGCTTCCTGCTGACCCGCCTGGCAGAGGACCAGAACCAGTCGAACCGCAGTCGCTCTAAATCCCAGAGAGCCCGCTTCATCACCAAAACCGGATCCTGCAATGTGGCTCACAAGAACATCAGAGAGCAGGTAGACGGAAGCCAGGCGTGTGAGAAGGCATTCGTTTTGAGCgggtcagtgagtgtgtgtcctccGGTTCCAGGGTCGCTTCCTGCAGGACGTGTTCACCACCATGGTGGACCTGAAGTGGCAGCACTCGCTCCTCATCTTCACctcggctttcctctgctcctggATGCTCTTCGCTATGGTCTGGTGGCTACTGGCTTTCGCTCACGGAGATCTGGAACCTCGTGACCCCAACGGGGAGCCGGGCCCAGTCCCCTGCGTCACCGCCATCCACTCCTTCACCTCCGCCTTCCTGTTCTCCATCGAAGTCCAGGTGAGCCCAGGTACTCGGCGCCACTGACCCATGCAGGTGCGCCGTCTTCTAGCAGTGTTGTTTCTTCAGGTGACCATCGGCTTTGGAGGCAGGATGGTGACAGAGGAGTGTCCGGTTGCCATCACGGTGCTGATCATCCAGAACATTTTGGGCCTCATCATTAACGCCGTGATGCTTGGCTGCGTCTTCATGAAGACGGCTCAGGCCAACCGCCGTGCCGAGACGCTCATCTTCTCCAGGAATGCCGTCATCGCGCCTCGAAGCGGACGACCCACCTTTATGTTCAGAGTCGGAGACCTGAGGAAAAGCATGATCATCTCTGCCACGGTCCAGCTGCAGGTGATGCCGGCGGGACGGACGGCGGGAGACAGGCCCAGAGCCAACGGGCCTTTAACCCGGACTCTTTGCCTCCAGGTGATCCGGCGGACGGTGACGGCAGAGGGCGAGGTCATCCCAGTTTGCCAGCTGGACATCCAGGTGGAGAACCCACTGAGGAGCAACGGCATCTTCCTGGTCTCTCCCCTGATCATCAGCCACACCATTGAGAGAGGAAGCCCCCTGTACGAGCTGTCGTCCCAGACGCTGGCCACCGAGGACCTGGAGATCATCGTCATCCTGGAGGGTGAGAAACTACGCAGCCCCGCGTCCGCTGACATGTGACTGAAAgaagtgttgctgtgtgtttctgtaggCGTGGTGGAGACGACCGGCATCAGCATGCAGGCCCGCACCTCCTACACCCCCGAGGAGATCCTGTGGGGCAGACGCTTCGTCTCCATCATAACGGAGGAGGACGGGCGCTACTGTGTAGATTACTCCAAGTTTGGGAACACTGTACCGGTCAAGATGTCGTCCCTCAGCGCCAAGGAGCTGGACCAGACCAGAGGAGTCCAGGAAGGGGCGTCCGACAGCCACCTGCAGGGATGGGGCCTGGTCCGAGCCGGCAGAGGAGGCTTTCGTAGGGGAGGCCGGGCCTGCGACAGCGCCGCTCCTCAGCCCTGGTACGTCCAGCCACAAAAACCTGCCCAGGAGGCGCCCGAGAAGAAAGGCCAGAAGAAGACggtgcagctggaggtgatCGGGCGGCAGAACGAGGACGGACCAGGGGACACGAGCGACTGACGCACGGAACAACGATGCAACCAGGCAGAAGTTAGTTCTCAAAGCTTTAATTATACAACAGAAAAGATGAGGACCAGAGtaagaagcagagcagagggtcGTCACACGGATGGACCCCCGTCCATCAGGCCGACACCTTGTGGTTCCACTGCTGAGCggctgctgcacctgcaggaCTGAACTCTGGGTCAGAGAGGTGTTAGTAGGTCACACGAAGCTGCGGACCGGGTTTTAGATCCACGGTTCACAGCTGAAGCTGCTCGTCATCTCATCTCCCTCCTGGATAGAAACCCCCTGTAATCGCGCTCCACCTCAG
The genomic region above belongs to Betta splendens chromosome 6, fBetSpl5.4, whole genome shotgun sequence and contains:
- the kcnj11l gene encoding potassium inwardly rectifying channel subfamily J member 11, like isoform X1, with protein sequence MLARKGLLPDGFLLTRLAEDQNQSNRSRSKSQRARFITKTGSCNVAHKNIREQGRFLQDVFTTMVDLKWQHSLLIFTSAFLCSWMLFAMVWWLLAFAHGDLEPRDPNGEPGPVPCVTAIHSFTSAFLFSIEVQVTIGFGGRMVTEECPVAITVLIIQNILGLIINAVMLGCVFMKTAQANRRAETLIFSRNAVIAPRSGRPTFMFRVGDLRKSMIISATVQLQVMPAGRTAGDRPRANGPLTRTLCLQVIRRTVTAEGEVIPVCQLDIQVENPLRSNGIFLVSPLIISHTIERGSPLYELSSQTLATEDLEIIVILEGVVETTGISMQARTSYTPEEILWGRRFVSIITEEDGRYCVDYSKFGNTVPVKMSSLSAKELDQTRGVQEGASDSHLQGWGLVRAGRGGFRRGGRACDSAAPQPWYVQPQKPAQEAPEKKGQKKTVQLEVIGRQNEDGPGDTSD
- the kcnj11l gene encoding potassium inwardly rectifying channel subfamily J member 11, like isoform X2 is translated as MLARKGLLPDGFLLTRLAEDQNQSNRSRSKSQRARFITKTGSCNVAHKNIREQGRFLQDVFTTMVDLKWQHSLLIFTSAFLCSWMLFAMVWWLLAFAHGDLEPRDPNGEPGPVPCVTAIHSFTSAFLFSIEVQVTIGFGGRMVTEECPVAITVLIIQNILGLIINAVMLGCVFMKTAQANRRAETLIFSRNAVIAPRSGRPTFMFRVGDLRKSMIISATVQLQVIRRTVTAEGEVIPVCQLDIQVENPLRSNGIFLVSPLIISHTIERGSPLYELSSQTLATEDLEIIVILEGVVETTGISMQARTSYTPEEILWGRRFVSIITEEDGRYCVDYSKFGNTVPVKMSSLSAKELDQTRGVQEGASDSHLQGWGLVRAGRGGFRRGGRACDSAAPQPWYVQPQKPAQEAPEKKGQKKTVQLEVIGRQNEDGPGDTSD